The following proteins come from a genomic window of Burkholderia sp. PAMC 26561:
- a CDS encoding SDR family NAD(P)-dependent oxidoreductase, with amino-acid sequence MNFRQGMGTAVITGASSGIGAIYADRMAGRGYDVVLVARNERRLGEVADRVGMAHGRSVTAVIADLNNQADLHLLEARIRTEKSITMLVNCAGFGAVSSLVDSDVDHMEDMILLNIRALTRLTHAVAPAFVARGTGTIINIASILAIQPAILNSVYGATKAYVLAFTQALHHELSARGVRIHIVLPGPTVTDFWRVAGMAHTSLPDDWMMTAEDVVDASLDGLDRGEIVTLPSLQDPADWCSFDADRHIFFQKLLHSTPAPRYRSSSTGAARAITDA; translated from the coding sequence ATGAACTTTCGTCAAGGAATGGGAACAGCTGTCATAACTGGCGCGTCATCAGGTATCGGCGCAATTTACGCGGACCGTATGGCGGGCCGTGGGTACGACGTTGTGCTCGTTGCGCGCAACGAGCGACGTCTTGGCGAGGTCGCTGACCGTGTGGGTATGGCACACGGAAGATCGGTAACAGCCGTTATAGCCGACCTTAACAATCAAGCTGACCTGCATCTTCTGGAAGCGCGAATCCGGACTGAGAAGAGCATCACGATGCTCGTGAACTGTGCCGGCTTTGGAGCTGTTTCATCCCTGGTCGATTCGGATGTTGACCACATGGAAGACATGATCTTGTTGAACATCCGCGCCCTGACGCGATTGACGCATGCGGTTGCGCCCGCCTTCGTGGCTCGAGGTACGGGGACCATAATCAATATAGCGTCCATTCTGGCCATTCAGCCAGCGATCCTGAATAGCGTATATGGTGCGACCAAAGCGTACGTCCTTGCCTTCACGCAGGCCCTACATCATGAACTTTCCGCGAGGGGCGTGCGCATCCACATCGTTCTACCCGGCCCAACGGTGACAGACTTCTGGCGGGTAGCCGGAATGGCCCATACGAGCTTGCCTGACGACTGGATGATGACGGCGGAGGACGTAGTAGACGCCTCACTGGACGGGCTCGACCGAGGGGAAATTGTGACTCTACCATCGCTACAAGACCCGGCCGACTGGTGCTCGTTCGATGCGGACCGTCACATATTTTTTCAAAAGCTTCTGCATTCGACGCCCGCGCCTCGTTATCGGAGCTCAAGCACAGGCGCTGCGCGCGCAATAACGGACGCGTAG
- a CDS encoding MarR family winged helix-turn-helix transcriptional regulator, whose amino-acid sequence MSAAVVLIELHRCNNTALRKASRRLSQAYDEFLGPSGLRSTQLSVLAEIDRGAGTAPTMGELADALAMDRSTLGKNLRPLERDGFITSAADRADRRIKRIVLTPDGRRKISEAQVMWQAAQEQFENRFGVEEAGALRMALLRVTADSSTAHGTQRRRATGK is encoded by the coding sequence ATGTCAGCGGCTGTTGTTTTGATCGAACTCCACCGGTGCAACAACACCGCGCTCCGAAAGGCTTCTCGACGTCTGTCGCAGGCGTATGACGAATTTCTCGGACCGTCCGGGCTGCGCTCAACGCAGCTATCAGTTCTTGCAGAGATCGACCGAGGTGCCGGCACTGCGCCAACAATGGGAGAACTGGCGGACGCCCTTGCAATGGATCGATCAACCTTGGGAAAGAATCTTCGTCCGCTTGAGCGGGATGGGTTTATCACGTCGGCGGCGGATCGAGCGGATCGTCGAATCAAACGGATCGTACTGACTCCAGACGGACGCAGGAAGATCTCAGAAGCTCAGGTGATGTGGCAAGCAGCACAAGAACAATTTGAGAACAGATTTGGTGTCGAGGAAGCTGGAGCTCTTCGCATGGCGCTCCTTCGGGTCACGGCCGACA
- a CDS encoding ATP-binding protein, giving the protein MDRCAVIFERFSFGRCEISVAQRQIRYCGEVIAVGDRSFEILLTLAKARGTIVSKGELMATVWPQRVVEANTLESHVSSLRKVLGTERVAIRTIAGRGYQFVADIVGEAENRSSGRETGLPARLSPLVGREAAIATLTQMVESDRLVTLLGTGGIGKTRLAIETARCLASSFPDRVCLAELANLSSGDHVAMCVATALGFPPADSQILEDRVASVLSDKKILLVIDNCEHIIEAVARTVETVLRASPLLHIIATSREVLRVEGERIYQVPALVVPLLDSDTVQDVSRHSAVQLLDKRLRAAGFVGNDDIETARYKARICRRLDGLPLAIELAAAHAQVLGIKCVAERLEDRFELFNRGSRAVSARHQTLRGALDWSYDLLTDSEQQIFARLSVFAGAFSIETAQAIASDEEMSPNTVLEGVVNLVSKSLLTAQTSGAVMSYRMLETTRSYAAERLVDAGGLSLTARRHAEHFLSEFEREELNWDRSDSGQLLPRFREYLDDLRFALRWSFSDQGDVALGIAIATAAVPYWMKIGHVAECQLNVENAMAQMNANRIADVQRKMKLHLALGGVFVFACAAENARAHFETASELATKVGDTAFNLKVLSGLWACTYLRGPFGLSLQYARQFEETCRTCDVRDDVITSHRMLGSAYFCVGDMKRAREHVESYLANASSISYASTLGFLLDGQVGAECVLAHTLWMQGFPGAASEAMHRALERADRVGDALSCWFARLMCSCPLTLLMGGPSELRRQVDDLSNIARVHGMASWDAHVDVWEGIVTSAEGDAGAFDRLIAPAFAKFSAWQFNASLTGLFSELCRQLVLNGRLSVAEKFVSEAIAHAERVEDGCSLPELHRLRGELEIHAGRGGSELVAEEAFSLSYELAEDGGLLAWGLRAALSLGKLRQNQQRYKEAHDVVEHVRCRFTEASDTIDLIAADRFLSETRKAAMRCCSPDLPVRLLPGA; this is encoded by the coding sequence ATGGATCGTTGTGCAGTCATATTCGAACGGTTTTCTTTCGGGCGGTGCGAAATTTCGGTCGCACAGCGCCAGATCAGGTATTGCGGCGAAGTTATTGCCGTTGGTGACCGGTCGTTCGAGATTCTGCTTACACTTGCGAAAGCACGTGGAACGATTGTAAGCAAGGGCGAACTGATGGCGACTGTCTGGCCACAGCGCGTTGTTGAGGCAAACACTCTCGAATCCCATGTGTCGTCCCTGCGCAAAGTGCTTGGCACGGAGCGTGTTGCGATCCGTACCATCGCAGGCAGGGGTTACCAGTTCGTTGCTGATATCGTCGGTGAAGCAGAAAATCGGTCTTCAGGCCGCGAAACCGGCCTACCGGCCAGGCTATCCCCGCTCGTTGGGAGGGAAGCGGCCATAGCGACTCTTACGCAAATGGTGGAGTCGGACCGCCTCGTCACATTGCTCGGCACGGGTGGGATCGGGAAAACGCGCCTTGCAATCGAAACAGCAAGGTGCCTTGCAAGCTCGTTTCCCGACCGGGTTTGTCTGGCGGAACTTGCCAACCTTTCGTCGGGCGACCATGTTGCAATGTGCGTCGCAACTGCCCTTGGATTTCCGCCTGCGGACAGTCAAATACTTGAGGACCGGGTGGCTTCCGTCCTGAGTGACAAGAAAATTCTGCTGGTGATCGACAACTGTGAGCACATCATTGAAGCCGTAGCTAGAACTGTGGAGACTGTACTTAGGGCCTCGCCATTACTTCACATTATTGCAACATCGCGAGAGGTCCTCCGCGTGGAGGGTGAAAGAATTTATCAAGTACCCGCGCTTGTAGTTCCCCTGCTGGATAGCGACACCGTGCAAGATGTCTCAAGGCACAGCGCGGTACAGCTTCTCGATAAGCGTCTACGCGCTGCCGGCTTCGTTGGGAATGACGATATTGAAACGGCTAGATACAAAGCTCGAATCTGCCGGCGTCTCGACGGTCTTCCGCTAGCGATCGAACTCGCGGCCGCGCATGCGCAGGTTCTGGGTATAAAGTGCGTCGCTGAGCGACTGGAAGATAGGTTTGAATTGTTCAACCGGGGAAGCCGAGCGGTCTCTGCACGACATCAAACACTACGCGGCGCGTTGGATTGGAGCTACGACCTTCTCACAGATTCCGAACAGCAGATATTTGCGAGACTCAGCGTATTCGCCGGCGCGTTCTCAATCGAAACCGCCCAAGCCATTGCTTCCGACGAGGAAATGTCCCCGAACACCGTCCTCGAGGGAGTCGTGAATCTTGTGTCGAAGTCACTACTGACAGCTCAGACTTCGGGCGCCGTCATGAGTTACCGGATGCTTGAGACGACTCGCAGTTACGCAGCCGAGAGGCTCGTAGATGCTGGCGGGCTTTCGTTGACGGCGCGCCGACATGCGGAACACTTCCTCTCCGAATTTGAACGCGAAGAGTTAAATTGGGATCGCTCTGACTCGGGTCAGCTGCTGCCACGTTTTCGTGAATACCTTGACGACCTACGTTTCGCACTGCGTTGGAGCTTTTCGGACCAGGGGGACGTGGCGCTTGGAATTGCGATCGCCACGGCTGCTGTCCCGTACTGGATGAAAATTGGGCATGTTGCAGAGTGTCAGTTGAACGTTGAGAACGCTATGGCGCAGATGAACGCGAATCGCATCGCGGATGTCCAGCGAAAAATGAAGTTGCATCTCGCCCTCGGAGGGGTATTTGTATTCGCGTGTGCTGCCGAGAACGCGCGCGCGCATTTTGAAACTGCTTCGGAACTGGCGACAAAAGTGGGAGATACGGCCTTTAATCTTAAAGTTCTTTCCGGATTATGGGCGTGCACCTACCTACGCGGACCATTCGGTCTCTCACTACAGTACGCAAGACAATTCGAGGAGACTTGCCGGACTTGCGATGTGCGGGATGATGTAATTACCAGTCATCGCATGCTCGGGTCAGCATACTTCTGTGTTGGAGATATGAAGCGGGCTCGGGAGCATGTAGAGTCCTATCTTGCAAATGCTTCGTCGATCTCGTATGCATCGACTCTCGGTTTCCTTCTGGACGGCCAAGTCGGAGCGGAATGCGTTCTGGCGCACACACTTTGGATGCAAGGCTTCCCGGGCGCCGCAAGTGAAGCTATGCATCGAGCACTCGAGCGCGCGGATAGAGTCGGTGATGCCTTGAGTTGCTGGTTTGCTCGCCTGATGTGCTCTTGCCCGCTCACATTACTGATGGGTGGACCATCTGAGCTTCGCAGGCAGGTTGACGATCTTTCGAACATTGCGCGTGTACACGGCATGGCGTCGTGGGATGCGCACGTAGATGTTTGGGAGGGTATTGTCACCTCCGCCGAAGGTGATGCAGGAGCGTTTGATCGACTAATTGCTCCAGCGTTCGCGAAGTTCTCGGCATGGCAATTCAATGCAAGCCTTACTGGACTGTTCAGTGAGTTGTGCAGGCAGTTGGTGTTGAACGGTAGGTTGAGCGTGGCAGAGAAGTTTGTCTCAGAAGCGATCGCCCACGCTGAGCGCGTCGAAGATGGCTGCTCCTTGCCCGAATTGCATCGGCTTCGGGGTGAACTGGAAATTCACGCTGGCCGAGGTGGGTCAGAGCTGGTGGCCGAAGAGGCGTTTTCGCTTTCGTACGAGTTGGCGGAAGATGGTGGTCTACTGGCGTGGGGACTTCGCGCTGCGCTTAGTCTGGGGAAATTGCGGCAGAATCAGCAACGATACAAGGAGGCACACGACGTCGTCGAACACGTTCGGTGCCGCTTTACCGAGGCGTCCGATACAATCGACTTAATCGCCGCAGACAGGTTTCTTTCTGAGACTCGGAAAGCTGCGATGCGTTGCTGTAGTCCAGACTTGCCGGTGAGACTCTTGCCCGGTGCTTGA
- a CDS encoding response regulator transcription factor, whose protein sequence is MVAPHFNSARAEISVATFTTSSIRDLTASSPNSHAGESEPSTVIALLNEDKKTREAIEDALQASGYSMTEFNSVSEFFAAAKCGAACCLILDSSFLSACANGEQKRLVSLSVDLPVIHLMSTADVRTAVKVMKSGAANLLLKPVDFDALISAVNRAVHVNRPTNGVVSVLGALRRRHATLTPREHQVMVMLTNGKRNKQIADALGISIITVKVHRSRIMRKMCVASFADLVCASIHLNAGELKSTGIVDDRP, encoded by the coding sequence ATGGTCGCACCACATTTCAATTCCGCGCGCGCGGAGATTTCAGTAGCGACCTTTACCACTTCGTCGATTCGCGACTTGACCGCGTCCAGCCCAAACAGCCATGCTGGCGAATCTGAACCCAGTACAGTGATTGCCCTGTTGAATGAAGATAAAAAAACCAGAGAAGCAATCGAAGATGCATTACAGGCGAGCGGATACAGCATGACGGAGTTCAACTCTGTCAGCGAGTTTTTTGCAGCGGCGAAATGCGGAGCCGCGTGTTGCCTGATACTGGATTCCTCATTTCTAAGTGCATGCGCTAACGGAGAGCAGAAACGGCTCGTTTCTCTATCTGTCGATCTTCCTGTGATCCATCTCATGAGTACCGCCGACGTCCGCACCGCAGTCAAGGTGATGAAGTCGGGTGCTGCAAACCTCTTGCTAAAGCCGGTCGATTTTGACGCGCTAATCTCAGCAGTAAATCGAGCGGTCCATGTGAATCGGCCGACGAACGGGGTCGTATCCGTGCTCGGTGCTTTGCGGCGACGCCACGCTACATTGACTCCCCGCGAGCATCAGGTAATGGTGATGCTGACGAACGGCAAGAGAAACAAACAGATTGCTGATGCTCTTGGGATCAGCATCATCACGGTTAAGGTACATCGCAGCAGAATCATGCGAAAGATGTGTGTCGCCTCCTTCGCAGATCTAGTCTGCGCCAGCATCCACCTCAATGCCGGCGAACTCAAAAGCACCGGCATTGTTGATGACCGGCCGTAA
- a CDS encoding MBL fold metallo-hydrolase: protein MSQLQMVDRIEIRVLVDNVTDSLSSTPHSVTREWSLLESRGMRLIGGGALCCANHGLSLLVTAYSGEKERTLLFDGGPVDYAVERNGIRMGVDFGAVEAIVLSHGHWDHAGGLPRALELISQGNDGTPVPLYLHPGMFELRGVRRPDGSVMPMAPVPLPQEWARLGAVPIVTTVEQLCLDNTFFISGEIPRVTAFEVGFPGHVRQPSGSETWDADPLLVDERFLACHVRDKGLILFSACSHAGIVNVLRQATEVFPNVKIHAVIGGLHLSGPNEAIISETVRDMGAFNVDVFVPAHCTGWRAVNAMVREYGESAVMPCAVGKMYVF, encoded by the coding sequence ATGTCCCAGCTTCAAATGGTTGATCGCATCGAGATTAGAGTCCTTGTTGACAATGTCACCGACAGTCTTTCGTCAACACCACACTCCGTGACACGGGAGTGGTCGTTACTGGAAAGCAGGGGAATGCGACTGATTGGTGGGGGTGCACTCTGCTGCGCAAATCATGGGCTGTCTCTCCTTGTAACCGCCTACAGCGGTGAAAAAGAAAGGACCCTATTGTTTGACGGCGGCCCGGTGGATTACGCCGTTGAGCGCAATGGCATCCGGATGGGGGTGGATTTCGGTGCAGTCGAAGCGATAGTTTTGTCGCATGGGCATTGGGACCATGCGGGGGGGCTGCCACGTGCTCTGGAGCTCATATCGCAGGGAAACGACGGTACTCCAGTTCCGCTCTACCTGCATCCGGGAATGTTCGAGCTGAGAGGGGTACGTCGCCCCGACGGCAGTGTGATGCCGATGGCTCCTGTCCCGCTGCCGCAGGAATGGGCAAGGCTGGGTGCTGTCCCGATTGTGACTACGGTCGAACAATTATGCCTCGATAACACATTCTTTATCAGCGGGGAAATCCCTCGGGTCACGGCCTTCGAGGTTGGCTTTCCAGGGCATGTGCGACAACCATCCGGGAGTGAAACTTGGGACGCAGATCCACTTCTGGTTGATGAACGGTTTCTCGCTTGTCACGTTCGCGACAAGGGTTTGATACTGTTTAGCGCCTGCTCTCATGCTGGAATCGTGAACGTCTTGCGTCAAGCAACTGAAGTTTTCCCAAACGTCAAAATACACGCGGTGATAGGCGGCCTACATCTTTCAGGCCCGAACGAAGCCATCATTTCGGAAACTGTTCGCGATATGGGTGCGTTTAATGTTGATGTCTTCGTTCCCGCGCACTGCACCGGTTGGCGTGCCGTCAACGCAATGGTGAGGGAGTATGGTGAAAGCGCTGTGATGCCTTGCGCTGTCGGAAAGATGTATGTTTTTTGA
- a CDS encoding glutathione S-transferase family protein produces MSTSLELYGAKTGNCLRVSIALEEASLSYKIRPMDLAGGQQRAEEHLSLNPAGKVPVLVERRACGSRFVLTQSNAILLYIAQKSCSCLLPDDPQNRGRAYERFFYFVTDVIAPNHASFALRDRSSSQAASLLNERAIAALKFADTFVRRSRYMAGDQFSIADICALTITGSLSSGLDWRAVPNLQRWFYDVAERPSVQRGLKAFDGI; encoded by the coding sequence ATGTCGACATCTTTGGAGCTTTACGGCGCCAAGACCGGTAATTGCTTGCGGGTCTCAATTGCACTCGAAGAGGCATCGCTGTCCTACAAAATCCGACCCATGGACCTCGCTGGAGGACAGCAACGTGCGGAGGAACACCTCTCGCTGAATCCGGCAGGGAAGGTCCCGGTCCTGGTCGAGCGTCGGGCATGCGGCAGCCGCTTCGTGCTCACACAGTCCAATGCAATTCTTCTCTATATTGCACAGAAATCGTGCTCGTGCCTGTTGCCCGATGATCCGCAAAATCGTGGGCGCGCGTACGAAAGATTCTTTTACTTCGTGACAGACGTCATCGCGCCTAACCATGCGTCATTCGCTCTTCGGGACCGCTCAAGTTCGCAGGCGGCCTCCCTGCTGAACGAACGTGCAATCGCCGCATTGAAATTCGCAGATACCTTCGTTAGACGTTCCCGATACATGGCCGGCGATCAATTCTCCATCGCGGATATTTGCGCGCTCACGATAACGGGCTCGCTTAGTTCTGGCCTAGATTGGCGCGCCGTCCCGAACTTGCAGCGCTGGTTCTATGATGTAGCCGAGCGCCCGTCAGTCCAACGCGGTCTGAAAGCCTTCGATGGCATTTAA
- a CDS encoding response regulator transcription factor — protein MDSFTKRHFVKRDDGDPMPADRPPRLLRTKPLAQFDGAAEQLEAGGQLGQDSGQPYSVNVGDAPVVQDGCSAQTSSADELGTVFLLVEKPLVFEFLRASLCSAGIRVVKLKDYSELSNEPRSAHRACLIVGRCVAGMDGTIAQEIVQSSSNKMPVIFITANHDVAFAVQVMLAGAVDVLPLMPTEAELFDAVNNAFSLDGKQQGKTAATTQFAERFNTLTQRERQIMTAVVKGSLNKQVAYALGLSVITIKMHRGSAMRKMGATTFADLVKIAGVLGLLDSQDDAVFEDSADIAA, from the coding sequence ATGGACTCATTCACGAAGCGCCATTTCGTCAAACGGGACGACGGCGATCCTATGCCCGCTGACCGGCCGCCACGCCTCCTCCGGACGAAACCGCTAGCTCAATTTGATGGCGCTGCCGAACAGCTCGAGGCAGGCGGTCAGCTTGGTCAAGATAGTGGTCAGCCCTATAGCGTCAACGTGGGCGACGCTCCAGTCGTTCAAGATGGGTGCAGTGCGCAAACTTCTTCTGCTGACGAGCTAGGCACTGTGTTTCTACTTGTCGAAAAACCACTCGTTTTTGAGTTTCTGCGAGCGTCGCTCTGTTCGGCCGGTATCCGCGTCGTCAAGTTGAAGGATTACTCGGAACTGTCCAACGAGCCCCGGTCAGCTCATCGTGCGTGCCTGATTGTTGGTCGATGCGTCGCTGGAATGGACGGGACAATTGCGCAGGAGATCGTGCAGTCGTCGAGCAACAAAATGCCTGTCATCTTCATCACAGCGAATCACGACGTAGCATTCGCGGTACAGGTGATGCTCGCCGGTGCCGTAGACGTATTGCCCTTGATGCCAACCGAAGCGGAGCTGTTTGATGCCGTCAACAATGCCTTTTCTCTGGACGGGAAACAGCAGGGAAAAACAGCTGCCACCACGCAATTTGCAGAACGCTTCAACACATTGACACAAAGAGAGCGTCAAATCATGACGGCTGTCGTTAAAGGATCGTTAAACAAACAGGTCGCCTATGCGCTGGGCCTTAGCGTGATCACTATCAAGATGCACCGAGGGAGCGCTATGAGAAAGATGGGTGCAACGACATTTGCTGACCTCGTCAAGATCGCGGGTGTGCTCGGGCTTCTGGATAGCCAGGATGACGCGGTTTTTGAAGATAGCGCAGACATAGCGGCGTAA
- a CDS encoding GlxA family transcriptional regulator: MSNATMHSVWFLLFDESLLLDLCGPLQDLSMANQELMCAGLAPYYQTTLLGKEVRSYFNSARVEPDAQALQKTLYPPAGNPDAFNTSRTGHLSRWLPAYARQIARLASVPAGAFFLAKTGALAKRRVNDNSATCHKVAIAIPAVRSGTFVVHVRDVADRIPAGLTAGIDKSVATVEADLGRAIATNLANKAIAPCEPAIERFQGSKTRRGQLVGDPRIRYLCVFILANLNSDLSVPALAERMNMSRRTFARFFVTNTGLTPARAIEQMRIESACDFIEGSDRPIKWIAYTCGFGSSEMMRRAFVRNLRISPSEFRRRLTVDQEDHLIRRQKTKPNHDLNRSANGKSTGETLPTIPNVQCRNARR, translated from the coding sequence GTGAGCAACGCAACAATGCATTCGGTCTGGTTCTTGTTATTCGACGAATCCTTGCTCCTCGACCTGTGCGGACCGCTGCAGGACCTCTCTATGGCTAATCAGGAGCTCATGTGCGCCGGGCTGGCTCCTTATTACCAGACGACCTTGTTAGGAAAGGAAGTTAGGTCCTATTTCAATTCCGCCCGTGTAGAACCAGACGCTCAGGCTCTGCAGAAAACGCTATATCCGCCTGCTGGCAATCCAGACGCCTTCAATACCTCCAGGACTGGTCATTTGAGTCGTTGGCTACCGGCGTATGCACGGCAAATTGCACGGCTGGCTTCGGTTCCTGCCGGTGCGTTCTTTCTCGCGAAGACGGGGGCTCTCGCCAAAAGACGAGTCAATGATAATTCGGCTACGTGCCACAAAGTCGCGATTGCCATTCCCGCGGTTAGGTCCGGAACATTCGTAGTTCATGTCAGAGACGTGGCCGATAGGATACCGGCTGGATTAACGGCTGGAATTGACAAGTCTGTGGCCACGGTCGAGGCGGACCTAGGCCGGGCGATTGCGACGAATCTTGCGAATAAAGCGATTGCGCCTTGCGAACCTGCCATCGAGCGATTTCAGGGCAGCAAAACCCGACGCGGTCAGTTGGTCGGCGATCCTCGAATTAGGTATCTTTGTGTGTTCATTTTAGCAAACCTCAATTCTGATCTCTCTGTGCCCGCACTCGCAGAGAGAATGAACATGAGTCGCCGGACTTTCGCGCGGTTTTTCGTTACGAACACGGGCCTTACGCCGGCCCGAGCGATCGAACAAATGCGTATCGAGAGTGCATGCGATTTCATCGAAGGTTCAGACCGCCCCATCAAATGGATTGCTTACACATGCGGCTTCGGGTCATCGGAAATGATGCGAAGAGCATTCGTACGAAATCTGCGCATATCTCCAAGTGAGTTTCGAAGGCGATTGACAGTCGACCAAGAAGACCATTTGATACGCCGGCAAAAAACAAAACCGAATCATGACCTAAACAGGAGTGCCAACGGCAAGTCAACCGGCGAGACGCTGCCGACAATACCGAATGTGCAATGCCGTAACGCACGGAGATGA